Genomic segment of Anaeromyxobacter sp.:
AGAAGCTCACCAACATCCGCGCCGCCGGCCGCGACGAGAACGTCATGCTGACCCCGCCCCGCGAGATGGGGCTGGAGATCGCGCTGGAGTGGATCGCCGAGGACGAGCTGGTGGAGGCGACGCCCAAGTCGATCCGCCTGCGCAAGAAGTACCTGGAGCAGACGCTGCGCTACAAGGCGGAGCGCGACCGGAAGAAGGGGCTGGCCTCGCCGTAGCAGGTCGGCGCCGTCCCGGCGCCCAACCGGCCAGGCGTTCCAGCACCAGGGGCCCCGCACCGGGGCCCCTTCGTCGTTCCGGGCCCGAGGTCGTCAGGGCCGCCCCTCACCCCGGCCCTCTCCCCGGAGGGGAGAGGGAGCAGACGCTCGGAACTCCCTCTCCCCAAGCTGGCTGGGGGAGCGGGTTGGGATGAGGGGGCGCGGTCAGGGATGGGTTGCGGCCGGCTCGGCGCCGCCTGGTCCCTCCTCCTCGTTGGGCCTGCCCGAGAGCACTCGGACCACCTCGGGCAGCACGAAGACGTTCGGCACGTCCTTGGCCGCCCTGCTGCGCTCGCGCCGCTCCCCTGCGATGGTCGCCACCAGCTCCCCGGCCTGGAGCCGGAGGCGCTGGACTCGCGGCCAGGGGACTGCGCCGTCCGCCTCGGTGAGCGCCGCACGGACACCCACGGAAGGGAAGACCAGCCCGGCGCTGCTCAGGACCACGGACGATCCGAAGCGGAGCGACTCGCCGGCGCGGACGCGCCGGACGAACTCGGCGGTCAGCCGCGCCGAGGTCCTTTCGACCAGCGCCTCCAGGGCCGCGACGGTCCCCAGGTCGTCGTCGTCGAGCTCGAGCTGACCTCCACGACCCACCACCCGCAGCTTCAGCTCGGGCGGCGCCGCCTCGGTCAGCCCTCCGACCGCCAGGCCGATCGCCAGCCCCGCCAGGCCGCCGCCGTGGAGGTGGAGCGAGGTCTTCTTCGCCGAGAACCAGACCTCCTGCACCTCGCCCCAGTCGATGCGGGAGGCGCCGCGCCGGGTCCGGAGCTCCACCCCGGCCTGGTCGATCACCACCACCCGTGCCAGCTCGGCGCGGAAGCGGCGGACGATCCAGATGAGCCACCAGGCGGCGGCCGCCGCCAGGGTGACCGACAGGGCCATCACGAAGCCCAGGGAGGTGCCGGCACCCCAGGACTCGGGGGGCAGGGCCGGGCCCACGACCGCAAGCCCCGCGGCGACCGGCGTGTGGAGCAGCACGAGCTGGACACGGGGGCCGAGCGCCCGCCGGAACGTGCGCGGGGGCTGGCCGGGCGGGAGGGGGGCCGCGCTGGCGGCTGGGAAGGGCACGGTCGGAGATCCTCCCTCGGGTGGAGCAGGGCCACGCCGCGCCGGCGTGTCACGCGGAGTGCCCGCACCGCGAGCAGACCGAGTGTAGCCGACTTCTCGGGCGGCCACCGCCGATCCGGCCCTCCCCGCCCCCCCCCCAACGACGAAGGGCCCCGCGGTGGGGCCCCTCGTTCTCGTGCGGACTTCTGGTCGGCGCGGAGCGCCGACCGGTTAGACCTTCGGCTTGGACCGCTCGCGGGTCACCTGCTTCTGCTTGGCGCGGGGCTGGCCCTTGGCCGCGGTGTCGATGAACACCAGGCCGTCGGCGTGGCCCGGCACGGCGCCGGTCACCAGCAGGACGTTCTTCTCGGGCACCAGGCCGACCACGTAGAGGTTCTGGACGGTGATGTTCTCGACGCCGTAGTGACCCGGCATGTGCTTGTTCTTCCACACCTTGCCCGGCGTCTTGCGCTGGCCGATGGCGCCCGGGTGGCGGTGGTGCTCGTGCGCCGTGGAGGAGTCGCGGGCCGCGCCCTTCATGCCCCAGCGCTTGAAGACGCCGGCGAAGCCGCGCCCCTTGCTGATGCCGGTGACGTCGATGCGCTGGTTGTCCTTGAAGACCTTGTCCACCGTGAGGACGTCGCCGGCCTTCAGATCGCCGAGCACCTTGGCGTCCTTGACCCGGACCTCCTTGAGGTGGCGAAACAGGCTGGTGCCGGCCTTCTTGAAGACCCCGACCTCCGCCTTGGAGATGCGGTGGGCGTGCTTCTCGTCGACCGGGCCGAACCCGAGCACGACGGCGTCGTAGCCGTCCTGCTCCTTGGTCTTGCGCCGGATGACCGTGCAGGGACCCGCCTCGAGGATGGTGACCGCGATGCAGTCGCCCTCGGGGGTGAAGATCTGGGTCATCCCCACCTTCTTCGCCAAAAGACCAGTCGCCATGTGTGGACCTCGCAGTGGTCCGCCGCGCGCCGGAAGCGGGCGCGGAGGACGTGCCGTTGTGAAGGGGGCGGTATGTACAGGTCCCAGGAACTGCTGTCAAGCCGCGGGGATGGAGAGCAGGTAGCCCTGCGGTCCGGCCTGCAACCCTCCGCCGAGCGCGGCGGCGATGCGCCGGATGGCCGGCAGTGAGAGGGCCCTGCCCTGCTGGTCCGACGGATCCCCCTTCCGGGGGTCATGCAGCGCCCTGACCGGAGCACCGCTCACCAGCACCTCCGCCCGGCCTCCCGCCAGGCGTGCCACCAGGCGCACCTCCGGCACCTCGGCGCCGGCCACCGCCACCAGCCCCTCCAGCGCCCGCTGCAGCAGCAGTCGGTCGGCCTGGATCGCCAGGCCGGGAGGGACCTCCTGCTGCACCGGCGGGTGGCCTGCCGGAAGCCGCTCGAGGGCAGCCGCCAGGACCTCGACCAGCAGCAGCCGCTCTGGCCTGAGCGGGTACTCCCCGGTGTCGAGCCGCTCGGCGAGCAGGTGGTCCTCCAGCAAGGTCCGCACCTTGCCCACCGATCGGAGGCAGATGGCGGCCAGCTTCTCCCCCCTCGCCCCGCCCCGCTCGGCGGACGGGATACGGGTCAGGAGCTCCGCCGTCCAGAGCGCGGTCGAGAGCGGGTTCCGCACCTCGTGGGCCACGAACCCGAGGTGGCGCTCGCGGTCGCTGGCCGGGCCGGAGGGCTCCTCCTCGCCGTTCAGCACCTGGTCGGTGGTGTCGCTCATCGGTGGCTGGTCCAGGGAACGAGGGACATCCGACCCCATCCGCGACAACCTGGACAGGCCGCCTTCCTTTGGCAAGAGGCTGCAGTTGTTTCAGCCTCATTTTCGGAAGTTCTTACAGCCGCAAGCCCCCTCTTGGAGACTTGGCAAGGGGTCGGGACGGTAATTCTTACCGATCTCGCAGGTGCCCGGGACCCAGGCACACGCTCAACCGTCCGAATTCCCGGGTAGTTCCCTTGGGTGCGCGCCTGGGCACATGCGTTGCTATGCCCACCTGTGACGCCGCACCGGCGTCCCGAAGCCCGGAGCAGGAATGATGCGAGCCCCCATGACATCCACGAGCAGCAGCCTGGAGCTGTACCTCGCGGAGATCAACCGCTACCCGCTCCTCTCGATCGAGGACGAGCGGGGGCTGGCCAGGCGCTTCCGCGCCGTGGGAGACACCCGGTCCGGCCACGGGCTGGTCACCGCCAACCTCCGCTTCGTGGTCAAGGTGGCCTACGAGTACCGCTCCTACGGGTTCCGCATGGCCGACCTCATCCAGGAGGGCAACATCGGCCTGATGCGGGCGGTGCAGAAGTTCGACCCGGAGAAGGAGATCCGGCTCATCTCCTACGCCGTCTGGTGGATCAGGGCCTACATCCAGAACTACATCCTGCGGTCCTGGTCGCTGGTGAAGCTGGGCACCACCCAGGCGCAGCGCAAGCTCTTCTTCTCGCTGGCCCGGACCCGCCGCGAGCTCGACCGCCTCAGCACCTCCCACGGCGCCGACTCCGACGGCGAGGACGCCGGCAAGATCGCCCGCAAGCTGCGCGTCAAGGCGTCCGAGGTGCAGGAGATGGCCCAGCGCATGGACGGCCGCGATCTCTCCCTCGACGCCCCGCTGGGCGACGACGGTACCTCCAGCCACGTGGACTTCGTCATCGGGGACGCGCCCGGGCAGGACGACGAGCTGGGCGCCGCGCAGGAGCAGCGGGTGGTGAGCGGCCGCGTCGGGACCGCCCTGGCCCGCCTGGACGAGCGCGAGCGGTACATCATCGAGCAGCGCGTCATGAACGACTCGCCCATGACGCTCAAGGAGCTGGGCGACCACTTCGGCTTCTCCCGCGAGCGGGCCCGCCAGCTGGAGATCCGGGCCAAGGAGAAGCTCAAGGCCGAGCTGGAGGCGCTGGCCGACGAGCTCGAGTGGCCCCGGGGCGAGCCGGTCGACTACGACGACCGCGCCGTCGCCTAGACGCACCGGCCTTCGACGTCAGCGCCGTGGCCTCGGCCCACCTGCCCTCGCCGAGGGCAGCACCTCGAGGCGAGCGAGGCCGAGCACCGAGCGGGGCACCCGACGAGCGAGCAGCGCAGCCGTACTGCAGTCGTACGGCGAGCAGCGCAGCGAGGAGGCCGCCCCGCGAATGCCGGCATCGCTCGCCGACCTAGGCCATGCCGTGCTTCTTGAGGCGATACCGCAGCGTGTCGCGCGACACGCCCAGCAGGCGCGCCGCCTTCGACTGGTTGCCGCTGCTCCGCTCCATGGCCTCGGCGATGAGCTTGCGCTCCACGTCGTCGAGCACCAGCCCCTGCTCCTCGACGCTGGGCACCAGCTTGTCCTTGGGGCGCTGCGGGGTGGCGCGCCGCAGCTCCGGCGTCAGGTGCTCGGGCCGGATCTCGTCCGGCCCGGCGTGCAGGATGAAGGCCCGCTCGATGACGTTGCGCAGCTCGCGCACGTTGCCCGGCCAGAGGTGGGCCTTGAGCAGCTCCATGGCCGGCGGCGAGACGCCCCGCACCTGGCGCTTCAGCTCCTGGTTGAAGCGGGCGATGAAGTGGGCCGCCAGGGTGGGCACGTCCTCCTGGTGATCGCGCAGCGCCGGCACCACCACCCGCACCACGTTGAGGCGGAAGAAGAGGTCGGCCCGGAAGCGCCCCTCGCTGACCCGCTCCTCCAGGTCCACGTTGGTGGCGGCGATGACCCGCACGTCGGCCTTCAGCTCGGTGACGCCGCCCACCCGCCGGAAGGTCTTGTTCTCCAGCAGGCGCAGCAGCTTGGCCTGGCCGCCCGGCGGCAGGTCGCCGATCTCGTCGAGCATGACCGAGCCGCCCTCGGCGGTCTCGAAGAGGCCGCGCTTCTGGGTGTGGGCGTCGGTGAAGGCCCCGCGCTCGTGGCCGAAGAGCTCGCTCTCCAGCAGGTGCTCCGGCAGCGCGGCGCAGTTGACCTGCATGATGGGGTGGTCGCGGCGGGCGCTCTCGAAGTGGATGGCGCGGGCCACCACCTCCTTGCCGGCGCCGCTCTCGCCCTCGATGAGCACGGTGGTGGTGTCGGAGGCGGCCAGCCGCCCGATCATGGTGCGCACCTGCTCCATGACCGCCGAGTGGCCCACGATGGCCTCCATGGCGCTGGCGGTGCGGCGATCGGTGGTCAGGGCCGCGATCTGGCGGCGGGTGCGGGAGGTGGCCAGGGCCCGCTCCACCGCCGCCACCAGGGCGTTGAGCTGGAACGGCTTGACCAGGAAGTCGATGGCCCCGTGCTTCATGGCCTCCACCGCCACGTCCACGGTGCTGTGGGCCGACATCATCAGCACCGCCACCTCGGGGTGGAGCGCCAGGGCCCGCTGCAGCGTCACCACCCCGTCGATGCCGGGCAGCTTGACGTCCAGCAGCATGACGTCGGGCGGCGTGGCGCCGACCAGCTCCAGCGCCTGCTCCCCCGACTCGGCGGAGTGCACCTCGTAGCCGTCGCGCTGCAGCCGCTCCGCCACCGACCAGCGGATCAGCTTCTCGTCGTCGACCACCAGGATGCGGGCCGGCGTGTTGGTCATGCTGCGTGCTCCGTGGAGCGCGGCGCGGGGGACCGTGCCTGCTGCAGGGTGATGGTGAAGACTGTGCCGCCCTCGGGGGGGCACCTATAGCCGATGTGGCCGCCGTGTTCAGCCACGATGCGCGCCGAGATGGCCAGGCCCAGCCCGTTGCCCTCCCGCTTGGTGGTGAAGAAGGGCTTGAAGATCGACCCGCGCAGGTCGGCCGGGATGCCGGGGCCGGAGTCGGCCACCTCCACGAAGACGTGGCCGTCGCCCTCGCGGGAGCGGATGGTCAGGCTGCCGCCCCGGCCGTTCATGGCCTGCACCGCGTTGAGGCACAGGTTCAGGAAGACCTGCTCCAGCTGCGACGGGTCCGCCATGACCGGGGGCAGCTCGGCGCCCAGCTCCGGCCGGATCTCCACCTGGGTGCCGCGGCACTGCTGGCGGATGAGGAACAGCACCTTCTCCAGCGTGCCGTTCACCTCGGTGGAGCGGAGGCGCGCCTTGGGGGGGCGGGCGAAGGAGAGCAGGCTCTCCATGGTGTGGGTGAGCCGCTGCACCTGGTGGCGCATCTCGCCCACCACCTCGCTGTGGCGCGGGTTGGAGGCCAGGTCCTCGGCCAGCAGCTCGAGGGCGCCGGACAGGCCGGCCAGCGGGTTCTTGATCTCGTGGGCCAGCCCGGTGGCCACCTCGCCCACGGCGGCGAAGCGATCGGCCCGCACCAGCCGCTCCCGGTAGAAGGCCTCCAGCTCGGCCTGGCTGCGCCGCAGGGCCGCCAGGGTGGCGTCGAAGCCCCGCGCCGCCACGCCCAGCTCGTCGGTGCGCCCCTCGTCGGCCACCACGGTGAGCTCGCCGGCCTCGGCGCGGCGCATGGCCTCCACCAGCCGCTGCACCGGGCTGACCGCCTCCCGCCCCAGCAGCCAGAGGTTGATGGCCAGCAGCACCAGCAGGGCCGCGCCGGCCGACAGGGCCAGGGTCTCGGCCAGCTCCCGCTTGGCCTCGGTCACCGGGGCGCGATCGAAGCGCAGCTCCAGCCAGCCGTTCACCTTGGCGCCGCCCCCGTGGCAGCGGGCGCAGGAGGGCCCGTTCACCACCGGCTCCAGCACCGCGTACTGGGTGGCGTCCCCGCCCGGCTCGGTGACCACGGTGGTGGCGCGGAAGCGGTCGGGGCGGCCCCAGGGCACGGCGCCCACGTAGGCCGGATCGGACGAGATGGAGATGCGCCCGTCGGGGGCCACCAGGCTGGCGGTGCGCAGGTCGGTCCGGTGCGAGACCAGCGAGGAGAGCAGCGCGGGCACCGCCTGCGGCTGCCCCGAGAGCATCACGTTGGACACGCCGGTGGCCACCATCCCGGCGAAGACCTCGGCCCGATCGTGCCGGCCCCGCTCGATGCCGGAGCCGTAGAGCTGCACCGCGGCCGCCACCATGGCGGCCAGCGTCAGGCCGAACAGCACCGTGGTGGGCAGCAGGATCCGGGCCCGCAGGCTGGCGTCGAGCCGCTGGTAGAGTCGGCGGAGCGTGGTCACGTCGTGGGGGAGGCGTTGTGGGGGAGGAGACCGCCATCATTCCAGAGACTCCCCCTGGGGGGAAGGGCAGAAAGACCAGCCGGGCTCAACGGGCCGCGCCGCCCGGCCGGGCCGGGTCCGGCTGGCCCAGCTCGAAGATCCGGGCGGCGGCGCCGAGCAGCGCCTCGCCCTCCCCGCCGACGCCGTGCCGGGCGGAGCGGGCCGCCTCCTCGGCGACGATCCGCTCGGCGTCGGCCACCGCGGCGGAGCGGTCCGACTGGGCGGCGCGCATCACCCGGTCGAGATCGTCCACGTCGCACAGGTAGACCCCCTCCAGGGCGCCGGTGGCCGCCGGGATGGCGCGGGGCACCGCCAGGTCCACCAGCACCAGCGGCCTGCGGCGCCTGGCCATGAGGGCCGCCGCCCCCACCTTCGCCAGCTCGGGCGGCGCCACCGGCGTGGCCGAGACCACCACGTCGGCCAGCACCAGCTCGCCGAGGAGCTGGTCCAGCCCGCCGTGGCGCCCGCCCACCAGGCGGGCCAGGGCCTCGGCCTTGCCGGGCGTCCGGTTGAGCACCGTCACCTGGGCACCCTGGGCGGCCAGGTGCTGCGCCGAGAGGCGCGCCATCTCGCCGGCGCCCAGCACCAGCACCCGCCGCGTGGCCAGGGCGCCGACGACCTTCTCGGCCAGCGCGGCCACGGCGTGGCCCCAGGAGACGCCGGCCCGCCCCAGGGCGGTCTCGCTCCGCACCCGCCTGGCCGCCGCCAGGGCCCGCGACACCAGCCCGGTCAGCTCCTTGCCGGCCGCACCCGCGGCCACGGCCCGGGCCAGGGCCTGCTTCACCTGGCCCAGGATCTGCGGCTCCCCCAGGATGGCCGACTCGAGGCTGGCGGCCACCCGCACCAGGTGCGTGAAGGCGGCCGCGCCGTGCCGCTCGAAGAGCGGGAGGTCCCGGCCGTCCCCGGCGGACAGGGCCGTGCGCAGCGCGGCCCCCGCCACCGCCGGGAAGCGGGTGGTGGCGTAGACCTCCACCCGGCAGCAGGTGGAGAGCACCATCACCTCCTCCACGCCGTCGAGCGCCGCCCACCCCTCGAGCGCGGCGGCCAGGTCAGCATCGGCGAGCGCGAGGACCTCACGATCCTCGACGGTCGCCACCCTTCGGTTGAGGCCGACGGCGACGAGCACGGGTGCTCCTTGGTGAGGGCTTTCCCGCTGGAGGAGCAAGCCGCGTGCCTCGCCCGAGGTCGCCAGATTCCTCAGGACACCCGGGTCAAATCACGCAACTGATGCGCGATTTGCCCAACGGCGCGCCCGGGCGCGAAAGGCCTGCACGCGGCGGAGCGTGGGACACGCCACCGAAAAATACCCCAGAAATTCCGCCGAACCCGCGGATCGGGAGCCGCCAACTTCCTCCGGTCGCCCCCGCGGCCCTGCCGGGACTTGTCGGCACCGGGTTTGCACCATGGCCGCGGCACAACGCCACCAGCCCCTGGTCATTGCCGGACGGAGAGAAGAATCCGTGTACGCGAGATCTGTCGAGAGCCCCAGCCGATGCCGCTCCTCGCGCTTCGCGCTCGCCGCGTGCGCCCTCGCGCTCCTGTCCGGCGCCCTCGTCGCCCAGGCCCAGGGAGCCACCGAGACGCCGGCCAGGCCAGCCCAGGCGACCGGAGGCGCGCCCGTCGAGCGGTGCACCACCTGCCACGCCGCCGTCACGGCCAAGCGGTTCATCCACCCGTCGCTGCTCAAGAACGAGTGCACCGCCTGCCATCGGGCCCAGGCGGGCCAGCAAGGGAAGTGCCGGTCGCAGTCCGCCTCCAAGTGGGCGCTGGTCCGGACCGAGCCCGACCTCTGCTACGGCTGCCACAAGCGGATGGACCAGTCCAAGTCGGTGCACACCGCGGTGCGTCAGGGCAGCTGCCTCTCCTGCCACGCCCCCCACGGCTCCGACCAGCCCAAGCTGCTCACCGCCCCGCGCGAGAAGCTCTGCTTCGACTGCCACGACCTCGACCCGCTCCTCTCCAAGGCGGTGCGGCACGCCCCGGTGGCCGAGGGGCGCTGCCTCGACTGCCACGACGCCCACGGCAGCGACCAGCCCAACGCCCTGACCGGCAGCGGCACGGCCTTCTGCCAGAAGTGCCACGACCCCAAGGCCCCCACCGGCCGGGGCGCGGTGGGGCCGAACTTCCGGGTGGACCTGGCCAAGGCGGTGGTCCACAAGGCCATCACCAAGAAGGACGACTGCGCCGCCTGCCACGACCTCGGCCACTCCAGCGACCACCTGAAGCTCCTCAAGAAGAGCCCGGTGGACCTCTGCAACGGCTGCCACGAGCGCCAGGACAAGGCCAGGTTCCCGCACACGGCCGTGGTGGCCGGCGACTGCGCGACCTGCCACGATCCGCACGCCTCCGACCAGCCCAAGCTGCTCTCCAAGCCGACCAGCGCCGCCACCTGCTTCCAGTGCCACCAGGACGACCTGACGGGCCGGCGGGTCATCCACAAGCCCATCGAGAAGGGCTGCGACCAGTGCCACCTGTCGCACGGCGGCCCGGCGCGCAGCCTGCTCAAGGGCGGCGAGGGCAAGCAGCACTGCTACGTCTGCCACCAGACCCCGGTGGACTCGGGCAAGGTGAAGCACGCCGCCCTGGAGCGCTACGGCTGCACCGGGTGCCACGATCCGCACGGCACCGCCAACCGCTTCCTGGTGGGCAAGAAGACCAACGACCTGTGCGGCGCCTGCCACGAGGGCCAGCGCGACGGAAAGCACGTCACCGCCATCATGCCTCGCGGCCACGTGGTGGGTGGCAACCTCAACGACCCCCGCAAGCCCGACCGGCCCTTCAGCTGCGCCAGCTGCCACAACCCACACGGCTCGGACAACGCCAAGCTGTTCTACTTCGGCGCCACCCCGATGGAGTCGTGCGACGGCTGCCACGGCGACAAGAGCGGCAAGCACCCCGAGCTGAAGAACATCGTGGCGCGGGCCAAGCGGTCGGCGCCGGCCGGCGGCGAGAGCGGCGCGGCGGGCGCGGGCGGCGCGGGGTCCGGCGGCGCCGGGGCGGGTGGCGCCGGGTCGGGCGGTGCGGGCTCCGGCGGCGCGGGCTCCGGCGGTGCGGGGTCGGGCGGCGGCGCCGGCAGCGGCTCCGGTTCGGGCGCTGGCGGCGGTGACACGGACGAGGTCCGGCGGTGATCCCGGCAGCCCTGGTGGTGGCGCTGCTGGCCCAGGCCGGCGGCGACGAGGTGGTCGCGCGGGTCGGCGAGGTGGCCATCACGGCCGCCGAGGTGCGGGAGCGCGCGGCCCGGCCGCGGCCGCCCAAGGTCCCGCAGCCGCGGCCCGCCGAGCTGCTGGCCGCGCTGGTCGACGACGTGATCCTGGCCGCCGAGGGGCGGCGCACCGGCGTGGCGGAGCGCTTCGTGGTGCGGGTCTCGCTGGAGACGGCCCGCCGCCAGATCCTGGGCGACGCCTTCGTGGAGCAGGAGATCGCCGCCGCCTTCAAGCCCACCGAGGCCCAGCTGCGCGAGCTGTTCCACCAGCGCGAGGACGCCGTCAAGACGGTGGTCCTCACCTACACCACCCCCGCCGAGGCCCAGGCGGCCCTGGACCGCCTGCGCGCCGGCGCCGACCTCACGGCCGAGGCGGCCCGCTCGCTCGACCCCCGCGCCGCCACCGCCTCCACCGGCCCCACGGGTGGCCTGCTCCTGCGCGGCCAGCTCGATCCGGCGCTGGCCGCGGTGGTCTTCTCCGGACCGCTCGACACCTGGGTGGGCCCGATCAAGCTGGCGCTCGGCCACGCGGTGGCCCGGACCTCGGCCCGCAGCCTCGGCGAGGAGGCCACCTTCCTGGCCCGCCGCGAGTCCATCGCCCGCTACGCCCGGCAGCGCTACACCGAGGAGGCCAAGGCCCACTTCGTCTCCAAGCAGCGCGCCAAGGCGGGCGCGGTGGTCGACGAGGCCTTCCTCAAGCGCACCGAGCGGCGCATCGAGGGGACCCCGGCCGAGATGGACCACGTGGTGGCCACCGTCAACGGCAAGCCCTTCCGCTACGGCGAGCTGGCGCTGGCAGTCGCCTCCTTCGCCGGGGGGTCGGGGGGCGGCCACCTGACCGGCCCGACCCTGAAGACCCAGCTGGCCTGGCGCGAGATCGACGCCCGGCTGCTGGCCGACCTGGCCGTGGCCAAGGGGCGCGACCGCGACCCCGCCACCCGCGCCCTGCTGGAGCGCGCCGAGCGCGAGATCCTGGCGGCCGCCACCCGCGACCAGCTGGCGTCGGCGGCCCGCTCGGCCGCGGAGCGCCAGGCCACCGTGCAGGCCGCCACCCAGGCGCTGCGCCGCGGAGCCACCATCACCATCGACGAGGCCGCCCTGGCCCGCGCCGTCCCGGGGACCTGATCGCCATGGGCCGCCGACTCCACCACGCCCCGCCAGCCACGCCGCCCCTGTGGGCCGGCGCCCCCGCGGCCGCCCCGGCCCAGCCGTCGCTCGTGGACCCGACCTTCCCGCCGGGCGCTCCGCCGGAGCCGCTGGCGCTGCCCACCGCCGAGGACGCGCCCGGCCGCAAGGCCGCCGCTCCGGACGCGGCGCCGCGCCGCGCCAGCCTCCACGAGATCAAGGGCCCGGGCGGCTCGCTGACGCTGCGGCGCGAGGACGAGGCGGCGGTGGACCTCATCATGCTGGTGGAGGGTGAGACCAGCGGCCGCGACCTCGGGGACGTGCTGGAGAAGTTCGGGCGCTCGCGCAGCACCTACTACGAGAAGCTGCGCCGCTTCCGGCAGGGAGGCCTGGAGGGGCTCCTGGCCCGGCCGCCGGGTCCGCGAAGCCCGTGGCGCCGGCCCATCGAGGTGGTCCGCTTCATCGTGACCACCCGCCTGCGCCACCCGGACCGCACCGCGGCCGCCATCGCCGAGGACCTGGGCCGCCTGGGCCACTCGGTGTCGGTCCGCAGCGTGGAGCGCACCCTGTCGCAGTTCGGCCTGACGCGCGCGCCGGCCAGGGTGGCCGTGCCCGGCGAGCGCTCCACCGGCGGCGGGGTGACCGAGTGAGCCGGAGCCCGGTCACGCTGGCGCTCGGCCTGCTCCTGGCGCTGCCCGCCGCGGCGGCGCAGTTCCCCGCCCGCAGCGCCGAGTCCGGCCTGCTCGACGTCCCGGACGCCGAGGTGGCGGAGCCCGGCAGCGGCCTGCTCGGCGCCGAGCTGCGCTTCGACCGGTACCCCGGCCAGCCCTCCGACTTCGGCCCCCTGCCCCTCTACGTCGTGGCCGGCCTGGGCCGGTCGCTCGAGGCCGGCCTCTCCATGCGCGAGTGGGGCCAGCCCGGCGACCCCCGCCCGGCCCGCCTCACCTTCGGCTTCGCCACCAAGCTGCAGCTGCTGGCCCCGCGCGGCGGCCTCCCCGGGGTGGCGGTGGACGCCTCGCTCGACCGGTTCAACGCCGACGCCGTGGGCGGCGCGCGCCTGCTGCTCTCCACCCGGGCCGACGCCCGCCTCCGCCTGGCCGCCTTCGCCGGCGCCGAGACCGAGCCCGGCCGCCTCGGCGGGGTGGGCGCCACCTACGGCGCCGCCCTGGCCGTGAAGACCGCCCCCACCTTCGAGGTGGTGGGCGAGGCCCTGGGTGGCCCGCGCGGCGCCAACCTGGGGCTCGGCCTGCGCTGGAGCGCCAGGCCCACGGTCGGCCTGCAGCTCGGCCTGAACTACTTCCCCGAGGACCAGGCCTTCCGCGTCAGCCTGGGCGTGGCCCTCTCGCCGGTGCGCGCCCCCGCGCCCGCCGCCCGCCTCGAGCCG
This window contains:
- the rplC gene encoding 50S ribosomal protein L3 — encoded protein: MATGLLAKKVGMTQIFTPEGDCIAVTILEAGPCTVIRRKTKEQDGYDAVVLGFGPVDEKHAHRISKAEVGVFKKAGTSLFRHLKEVRVKDAKVLGDLKAGDVLTVDKVFKDNQRIDVTGISKGRGFAGVFKRWGMKGAARDSSTAHEHHRHPGAIGQRKTPGKVWKNKHMPGHYGVENITVQNLYVVGLVPEKNVLLVTGAVPGHADGLVFIDTAAKGQPRAKQKQVTRERSKPKV
- a CDS encoding sensor histidine kinase, which gives rise to MSDTTDQVLNGEEEPSGPASDRERHLGFVAHEVRNPLSTALWTAELLTRIPSAERGGARGEKLAAICLRSVGKVRTLLEDHLLAERLDTGEYPLRPERLLLVEVLAAALERLPAGHPPVQQEVPPGLAIQADRLLLQRALEGLVAVAGAEVPEVRLVARLAGGRAEVLVSGAPVRALHDPRKGDPSDQQGRALSLPAIRRIAAALGGGLQAGPQGYLLSIPAA
- a CDS encoding RNA polymerase factor sigma-32; this encodes MRAPMTSTSSSLELYLAEINRYPLLSIEDERGLARRFRAVGDTRSGHGLVTANLRFVVKVAYEYRSYGFRMADLIQEGNIGLMRAVQKFDPEKEIRLISYAVWWIRAYIQNYILRSWSLVKLGTTQAQRKLFFSLARTRRELDRLSTSHGADSDGEDAGKIARKLRVKASEVQEMAQRMDGRDLSLDAPLGDDGTSSHVDFVIGDAPGQDDELGAAQEQRVVSGRVGTALARLDERERYIIEQRVMNDSPMTLKELGDHFGFSRERARQLEIRAKEKLKAELEALADELEWPRGEPVDYDDRAVA
- a CDS encoding sigma-54-dependent Fis family transcriptional regulator — translated: MTNTPARILVVDDEKLIRWSVAERLQRDGYEVHSAESGEQALELVGATPPDVMLLDVKLPGIDGVVTLQRALALHPEVAVLMMSAHSTVDVAVEAMKHGAIDFLVKPFQLNALVAAVERALATSRTRRQIAALTTDRRTASAMEAIVGHSAVMEQVRTMIGRLAASDTTTVLIEGESGAGKEVVARAIHFESARRDHPIMQVNCAALPEHLLESELFGHERGAFTDAHTQKRGLFETAEGGSVMLDEIGDLPPGGQAKLLRLLENKTFRRVGGVTELKADVRVIAATNVDLEERVSEGRFRADLFFRLNVVRVVVPALRDHQEDVPTLAAHFIARFNQELKRQVRGVSPPAMELLKAHLWPGNVRELRNVIERAFILHAGPDEIRPEHLTPELRRATPQRPKDKLVPSVEEQGLVLDDVERKLIAEAMERSSGNQSKAARLLGVSRDTLRYRLKKHGMA
- a CDS encoding HAMP domain-containing protein produces the protein MTTLRRLYQRLDASLRARILLPTTVLFGLTLAAMVAAAVQLYGSGIERGRHDRAEVFAGMVATGVSNVMLSGQPQAVPALLSSLVSHRTDLRTASLVAPDGRISISSDPAYVGAVPWGRPDRFRATTVVTEPGGDATQYAVLEPVVNGPSCARCHGGGAKVNGWLELRFDRAPVTEAKRELAETLALSAGAALLVLLAINLWLLGREAVSPVQRLVEAMRRAEAGELTVVADEGRTDELGVAARGFDATLAALRRSQAELEAFYRERLVRADRFAAVGEVATGLAHEIKNPLAGLSGALELLAEDLASNPRHSEVVGEMRHQVQRLTHTMESLLSFARPPKARLRSTEVNGTLEKVLFLIRQQCRGTQVEIRPELGAELPPVMADPSQLEQVFLNLCLNAVQAMNGRGGSLTIRSREGDGHVFVEVADSGPGIPADLRGSIFKPFFTTKREGNGLGLAISARIVAEHGGHIGYRCPPEGGTVFTITLQQARSPAPRSTEHAA
- the hemA gene encoding glutamyl-tRNA reductase, whose amino-acid sequence is MLVAVGLNRRVATVEDREVLALADADLAAALEGWAALDGVEEVMVLSTCCRVEVYATTRFPAVAGAALRTALSAGDGRDLPLFERHGAAAFTHLVRVAASLESAILGEPQILGQVKQALARAVAAGAAGKELTGLVSRALAAARRVRSETALGRAGVSWGHAVAALAEKVVGALATRRVLVLGAGEMARLSAQHLAAQGAQVTVLNRTPGKAEALARLVGGRHGGLDQLLGELVLADVVVSATPVAPPELAKVGAAALMARRRRPLVLVDLAVPRAIPAATGALEGVYLCDVDDLDRVMRAAQSDRSAAVADAERIVAEEAARSARHGVGGEGEALLGAAARIFELGQPDPARPGGAAR
- a CDS encoding cytochrome c3 family protein — its product is MYARSVESPSRCRSSRFALAACALALLSGALVAQAQGATETPARPAQATGGAPVERCTTCHAAVTAKRFIHPSLLKNECTACHRAQAGQQGKCRSQSASKWALVRTEPDLCYGCHKRMDQSKSVHTAVRQGSCLSCHAPHGSDQPKLLTAPREKLCFDCHDLDPLLSKAVRHAPVAEGRCLDCHDAHGSDQPNALTGSGTAFCQKCHDPKAPTGRGAVGPNFRVDLAKAVVHKAITKKDDCAACHDLGHSSDHLKLLKKSPVDLCNGCHERQDKARFPHTAVVAGDCATCHDPHASDQPKLLSKPTSAATCFQCHQDDLTGRRVIHKPIEKGCDQCHLSHGGPARSLLKGGEGKQHCYVCHQTPVDSGKVKHAALERYGCTGCHDPHGTANRFLVGKKTNDLCGACHEGQRDGKHVTAIMPRGHVVGGNLNDPRKPDRPFSCASCHNPHGSDNAKLFYFGATPMESCDGCHGDKSGKHPELKNIVARAKRSAPAGGESGAAGAGGAGSGGAGAGGAGSGGAGSGGAGSGGAGSGGGAGSGSGSGAGGGDTDEVRR